In Deltaproteobacteria bacterium, the genomic stretch TACCCATTAAAAAACGGCGTGTGCCGACCCCCCTCCTCCTTCGCCAACACATACACCGACCCCTTAAACTTCGTGTGCGGCGTGATACTCCCAGGCCTCGCCACCACCTGCCCACGCTCCACCTCATCCCGCTTCGTCCCACGCAACAACACCCCTATATTATCCCCAGCCTGCCCCTGATCCAATATCTTCCGAAACATCTCCACCCCAGTACACACCGTCTTAAACGTCGGCCGTATCCCAACCACCTCCACCTCATCCCCCACCTTCACCAACCCACGATCCACCCGACCCGTCACCACCGTACCACGACCCGATATCGAAAACACATCCTCTACCGGCATCAAAAACGGCTTCTCCACATCCCGCCTCGGCTCCGGAATATACTCATCCACCGCCTTCATCAACGCAAAAATCGACCCACAACTCTCACACTTCTCATCCCCACACCCATGCTGCATCGCCTTCAACGCACTCCCACGTATAATCGGTATCTCCTCCCCAGGAAACTCATACTTACTCAACAACTCCCGCAACTCCAACTCCACCAACTCAATCAACTCCGGATCATCCACCATGTCCACCTTATTCAAATACACCACCATATACGGCACCCCAACCTGCCGCGCTAACAATATATGCTCCCGCGTCTGCGGCATCGGCCCATCATCCGCCCCAACCACCAATATCGCCCCATCCATCTGCGCCGCACCCGTAATCATATTCTTTATATAATCCGCATGCCCAGGACAATCCACATGCGCATAATGCCTCTTCTCCGTCTCATACTCCACATGCGCCGTCGCTATCGTAATCCCCCTCTCCTTCTCCTCAGGCGCCTTGTCTATCTGATCAAACGGCACATACTCCGCCAGCCCCTTCACCGCTAAACACCTCGTTATCGCACTCGTCAACGTCGTCTTCCCATGATCAATATGCCCAATCGTCCCCACATTCATATGCGGCTTCGTCCGCTCAAACTTCCGCTTCGACATGTCCCCTCCTTTGCTTCAACTTCATTGGCGGTGGTTTCTCACGCCTTCAACGCTGGCGAGCTTGGGCAATGGCTTCCTCGGCAATCGCCACGGGTACGCGTTCATAATGGTCAAACTGCATGGAAAACGTAGCCCGCCCCTGAGTATTGGAGCGAAGTTGGGTGGCATATCCGAACATCTCGGCTAAGGGTACTTTCGCTTCCATCCTCTGGGCTCTATTCTGGGTTTCCAAATTGGTGATTTTTCCTCTGCGGGAACCGAGGTCGCCGCTGACTTCCCCGATGAAATCCTCAGGAACAATTACTTCCACGGCCATAATTGGCTCTAACAAGACCGGCTGGGCCCGTTTTACTCCTTCTTTGAATCCAATGGATCCAGCAATCTTAAAGGCCAATTCCGACGAATCAACTTCATGGAACGATCCGTCTAACAAAGTTACTTTTACATCTACCACCGGGTACCCAGCCAAAACCCCAACTTCCACGGCTTCCCGAATCCCTTTTTCTACAGCCGGAATGTACTCCCGAGGAATGGTTCCCCCTTTGATGGCGTTCACAAATTGGAACTTCTCTCCCGGGGGTAAGGGTTCGACCTTTAAAATTACATGCCCGTATTGCCCTCTTCCGCCTGATTGCCGAATAAATTTCCCTTCGGAACAAACAGCTTGAGTGATCGTCTCTCGATATGCCACTATGGGTTTTCCTACCTTAGCGGTAACGCCAAACTCCCGGATCAAACGATCGACAATAATCTCCAAATGCAGTTCACCCATTCCGGAAATAATGCGCTGTCCGGTTTCTGCATCTAGGTGATGGTGGAAGGAAGGGTCTTCCATTGCTAATTTTTGCAGTCCTTGGTCCAACTTCTCTTGATCCCCTTTGGCTTTGGGCTCGATGGCCATGGAGATGACTGGCTCCGGAAATTCGATCGATTCCAGGACCAACGGATGATCCTCCTCGCAGAGGGTATCTCCCGTTGTCGTTCCTTTCAAACCCACCACGGCCACGATTTCACCCGAACTGGCGCTCTTGATTTCTTCCCTTTTATTGGCATGCATCTTCAGCAGTCGCCCGATTCGTTCCCGCTTTCTCTTGCTGGAATTGTAGATGGATGAGCCGGAGGTCAATATTCCCGA encodes the following:
- the tuf gene encoding elongation factor Tu, translated to MSKRKFERTKPHMNVGTIGHIDHGKTTLTSAITRCLAVKGLAEYVPFDQIDKAPEEKERGITIATAHVEYETEKRHYAHVDCPGHADYIKNMITGAAQMDGAILVVGADDGPMPQTREHILLARQVGVPYMVVYLNKVDMVDDPELIELVELELRELLSKYEFPGEEIPIIRGSALKAMQHGCGDEKCESCGSIFALMKAVDEYIPEPRRDVEKPFLMPVEDVFSISGRGTVVTGRVDRGLVKVGDEVEVVGIRPTFKTVCTGVEMFRKILDQGQAGDNIGVLLRGTKRDEVERGQVVARPGSITPHTKFKGSVYVLAKEEGGRHTPFFNG
- the fusA gene encoding elongation factor G, which gives rise to MGNRSELEKTRNIGIMAHIDAGKTTTTERILYYTGVSYKLGEVHDGTAVMDWMEQEQERGITITSAATTCLWRNHRINIIDTPGHVDFTIEVERSLRVLDGVIAVFCGVGGVEPQSETVWRQADKYGIPRIAFVNKMDRVGADFPRVVKMIRERLNAHPFPLQIPLGEEEDFRGVVDILRMKAILFNEGSLGVDFHEEEVPEHLARIAQAYHETLFERLAELDDAFMEKYLAGEPISSEEVQALIRQGTLDAKIVPVLCGSAFKNKGIQQLLDAVVDYLPSPLDVPPIRGFNPENGLEEERSPANGSPLSALAFKIMNDPYVGNLTFLRIYSGILTSGSSIYNSSKRKRERIGRLLKMHANKREEIKSASSGEIVAVVGLKGTTTGDTLCEEDHPLVLESIEFPEPVISMAIEPKAKGDQEKLDQGLQKLAMEDPSFHHHLDAETGQRIISGMGELHLEIIVDRLIREFGVTAKVGKPIVAYRETITQAVCSEGKFIRQSGGRGQYGHVILKVEPLPPGEKFQFVNAIKGGTIPREYIPAVEKGIREAVEVGVLAGYPVVDVKVTLLDGSFHEVDSSELAFKIAGSIGFKEGVKRAQPVLLEPIMAVEVIVPEDFIGEVSGDLGSRRGKITNLETQNRAQRMEAKVPLAEMFGYATQLRSNTQGRATFSMQFDHYERVPVAIAEEAIAQARQR